In the genome of Blastopirellula retiformator, the window ATCCCCAATTGGAGTTCGAGGTGATCGACTCGGGGATTGGAATGTCCGACGAGGAAATGCGGCGGATCTTCTTGCCCTTTGAGCAAGCCAATACGTCAATGAGCCGCAGATATGGCGGCACTGGCTTGGGCTTGTCGATCAGCATTCGCCTGACCGAACTGTTGGGTGGGCAGATGCAGTGCGAAAGCAATCCTGGCCGCGGCAGCATTTTTCGGTTTACCGTTTCGACCGGGGATTTGTCGAACGTTAAGATCTCGAACTGCGCCGATGATCATAACTGGGTGCCGGTGACGGTTAGTAGTGTTCCTAAGTTATCGACGGCGCTTTCCGGCCGGGTGCTGCTGGTCGAAGATGGTCCCGACAACCAACGCTTATTGCGACTAATCCTGGAGAAGGCAGGCGCCGAGGTGACGATCGCCGCCGATGGTCGCGATGGAGTTGATCTATTCTTGACTTCGCGGAGCCAAGGAAATCCGTATGACGTCATCCTGATGGACATGCAGATGCCGATCATGGATGGCTACCAGGCGACTCGGCAATTGCGGAAAGAAGGAGTTCGCACGCCGATTATCGCCCTGACGGCGCACGCCATGAGCGGTGACCGACAGCGATGCCTGGATGCCGGAACCGACGAATACTTGACCAAGCCGGTCAACCGCGAGCAACTGTTAGAAACGGTCGCCGGCTTTTTGCCTGGCCCCGCGAATCGAAAAAAGAAGGACGCCGAGGCTCCTTGCTGAGCCTCGGCGCCCTTCAGCTTGGCTGCGTTAGTCGAACGGATGAGCGCCCAGCGTCCCCTCGAGGGCGACCAGGTAGTCCTCGTTCTCGGTCATCGCCAGCTGAGCCGCCGCGTATTCGCGTCGCGCCGCCAGACCCAGTTCTTTGACCGAACCGGCGTTGCGTGAGTCGGACGTGAACTTGTCGATCGCCGCCACGTGACGCTTCCAAAGAGCCGTGTCGCGCGATTTCTTCGTCGCCAGACGCTTGCGGTACCAATCGCTCGACAGCAGGTACTTCTTGGTGAACATCTGGCGAAATTCAGGATCGGAGGCCGTTTTCCCTTCGTACGAGCCTTCGGCCATGATCATCAACAACGCCTTCAGCGGTGGGCAGGCCTCTTCCACCGAACCGTCTTGCAAGTGACGGGCGGCGACGCGCTGCTGCGCTTCGACGATGTGCTTGATGCCGTCGGCGTACGAATCGGGGTCCTGCGTTTCTGGACGCAGAATCGAGTCATCAAAGACCTTCAGCGGGTTGTCGAAGACGCGACCGAAGAAGGTGCGGACGAACCGGCGAGTGATGCGGTAACCGAGTCGGCTGGCTGGGATCGCTTCGCCGTTGTAGGTGAAGTCATCGATCTTTTCCAGCATCCGTTCGCCGATCAGGAACTTCGGATCCCGTTCTTCCGGCGTCAGTCGGCACCAGATTTCCGGAATCAACAGGCTGACGTCATGGTCGACGCGAACGTTGGGGCCAATGTAGCCGGCGGCGGTCGAGTAACCGGCCAGGCCGGTCAGGATGTAGCTGACCAGGGCGTTGTTCAGGTCGGCCGCCGGACGCAGCGCGTTGAACGGGCCCTTGGTCAGGGCGCCTTCGCTACCGGCGCCGGTGGTCGAAGGACTCTTGCCGGTCAGCGAGCAGACGAAGTCCATGAACAGTTCCGGCAGTTCCTGGTAATGGATCGGTCCATAGACCGCCAGGCTGCGAATGCCGGCCGCCGCGTCGGGCGGATTGTTGCGGCGACCGCACAGGACGGCGTTCACCGGCGTCGGCGCCGGCTGATCGGCCGGAATTTTGCGATACAGACGCGTGCCGACTTCGCCCACATAGCGGAAGATCGGATTCGCCATATCAGGACGCGTTTGTAGGTACCGCGGGTTCTTGGTCGGCACGCCGTTGACGATCCGCGGGAAGGCGGAGCAAACGGCGTAGCCGGTTTCGGCGGTGGGATCGTCCAAAAATTCACGCAGGAAGCTCTGCATCGGCAAGGTGAACTGATCGAACTCGGCGATCTGCTCCGCCATTTTGGCGACGTCCTCTCGGTTGAGCGGCGCGAAGTTCGAGATGAAGTTCCCCGGCTGCGACAGATCGAACTCGGTCTGTTTATCGAGTCCGCGATGGACCGCATCGTCAGGACGCTGGAACAAGCGATATTCGCAGTTCGTCAGGAACTTGTAGCTGTCGGCGTCGAGTTGCGGATCGAGATTCGAGATCGCTTTCGCCGGAACGACCACCGACGCCGAGATGTCGTCTTCGGTCTGCACCTTGTCGGCGGCGTAGAAATCTTGACGCAACTTGTAGGTTCGCCACTGCAGCGATTCGGACAGGCCGACCCGCAAATAGGTGCCGACCAGCGTGCGATCGAGATACTTCAGCTCATGCCCCGGCGTGCCGTTGACGATGTCGACGCTGAAGTTAGCGCGCCAGTTGTGATCCCAGTCAGGCTGTTGGAATCGCTTGATGATGAACAACATCGAGTAGATGTGGTTCGGGATCGAGGCGAGCCACTCATTGTATTTGTCGGTGTAATCGGCCGACGGCGTCAACAGTTTGATGACGCTGCCGAGCGAGCGTTCCGGCGACAAAATCTTGCGGCTGGGACGTTCGGCGTAGTTCGGTTTGATCTGCGAATCGGCCGCCCAGCGATCGCTGTAGTCGTGATTGAAGATCTCGTCGATCAGTTCCAGGTCTTTGTCAATTTCGTTGACGAAGATCGGACCGTACAACATGTAGTCGGTCGCCGACTTGCTGATTTCGCTCTTGCCGCCGCCGCTGACGGTACACGGCTTGTGACAGTTAACCCCTTCGGCCATCGTGCCGATCAAACGCCAGCTGGGCGCCGCGGGGTGCTTCTCCATCCGAATCTTGTAGCCGGACGGAGCGACGTAAATCTTGCCGGGCAGCAGCGGAATGGAGCGTTCTTCGCCATCGCGAGACCACTTGATGCACTGCTCGACCATCGTCGCCCGGGCGTCTTCCGGAATGTAGACGATATCGGGGTAATTTTTGTCGATGCCATAACCTTCCGGCTGCATGTCGATCCATTCGCCGTAATCTCTGGCGACGTCGTCGATCGTGCGGCCGTTATAGCGTTGGCTGTTGACGCGGAAGTCTTCGCCCAGGTTCCAACTGGTGTAAGCGATCACGCCGCCGGCATGCTCTTCCTCGACGTTGCCGTAGAGGTTGGCGGCGTAGCTGAGCTGCGTCTTGACTTCCTTTTTGCAGTAGCCGTAATAATTATCGGCGATCAGCGTCACAACGACGCCCCGCTGGTCACGGCACGTTAGCTTGAAGGCTTGACCGTCGTTGTAGATTTCCGATTCTTCTTTCCAGCACATGCCGTCTTGACGCTGACGCTCGGTTGCGTCGTCAAAGTGCGGCAGGCCCAATTCCTTCTTGGAGACGCCCAGCAGTTGCGGCGCCAGGATGACGCAGCCGGTGTGGCCGGTCCAGTGTTCGACGTCGAGCGCTGCGTCGTTCTTCGGAATGAACGGGTCGCCGGCGTTGCCGAAAATCGATTCGACGAAGTCGAGATTGCTGACCAATTGTCCGGGGACGTAGAAGCGAACTTCCATCGTCTTTTCCGGAGTGAAGCCGGGCACTTCCGGGCAGACGATCGGTCGCAAGAGCAGCGAAACGAACGAATACGCTTTCTCTTCGTGCTGGCTGGTGTAGGGAAGCTCCAGGTACTTCTGGGGCGGGTTCATCGCGATCTGGAACATCCGTGCGAAGGTTTCCTTCGGCACCGCCAGCTTGTCGGCGGCGATCGGCAGTCCCCCTTCACAAACGTGGAAGGTCCCCTTGGTGGTCCGGCGATCGCTGCGGGGATTGTTGAGGACGCCGTTTTCCAGGCGATACGATTCGACCAACTCGCTCTCGAATTTGTCTCCATTTACCGGAATCGACAATTCCCGGGCGATGCCGTGACGATCGAGGATGAACGACTGACGCGGCAGTTGCAGCGGACCGACGTCGAGGTCCGAAAAGTAGTCGGCCAGGAAGGATTCGATCCGGGCGTCGACCGGGGCCGGAACGTCGCGCAGCATCCGCGCCTTTTCGTGGTAATTCGTCAACAGACCTTTCAGCAGGTCCGCGAATTCCGCTTCCTGCTCATGCAGCGGCGGCGGGAGCTCATTCGCAATCATCTGCAGATTGATGTAGCGAATCAGCCGACTCCGCTCTTCACTGCGTTGTTTTTTGGTCTGAGGGGCGCCGAAGCCAAGCTTTTCTTTCAGGTCCATCGTTGTTTTACACGGTGAGGACGAATTTTTAGTACATAACGTGCGCCTGCGATCTTAACCGGTTGGAAGTCGGTTCGTCTGCGCTTGCCTTCCCTTGGCGGGGGGTTATGGGAAAACCGCCGTCACAGGAGGCGAACAATGGTAAGGTGTTAGAAAAATAGTTACGATTTCGAAAACAGTTCTCGCTACTTTTCCAAGGGGCCCCCATCGTGAGCTTTCCTGGTTCGCTGTTTCGTAGCTTCGCATGTCTCCTGATCGCTTGCCTGACATTGACCATGGCAATAGCGGAAGATCGCGAGACGAAAGTTCGCAACGATCGCCGCGACATCCTAGCCGATGGCAGTTGGTACTACAACGATTTGCCGGCGGCGATGGATGCGGCCAAAGCGTCAGGCAAACCGGTGCTCGTTATTTTTCGTTGCATTCCTTGCGAAGCCTGCGCTCAGTTAGACGAGAAAATTATTGAGCGAGACGAAGCCGTGCGGCGGGTCATGCAGCAGTACGAGTGTGCTCGGATCGTGCGGATGAACGGCGTCGACCTGGCGAAGTTTCAGTTTGACTACGATCAGTCGTTCGCTGCGTTTCTGATGAACGCCGACGGTACGATCTATGGTCGCTACGGCACGCGCTCGCATCAAACCGAAGAAGAGAGAGACGTCGCCATCGAAGGTTTTGCCGAGACGCTAATCAAAGGCTTGATTTTGCATGGGCTTTATCCGGCGAACAAAGATTCGCTAGTCGCCAAGACCACCGGCGACGTTCCGCCAGTTAAGTCGGCCGAGAAGTTTCCGCACTTGCGCAAACGGGACTTTGGCGAAGAGCTCGACTACGAAGGGAATGTGGTGAAGAGCTGCATTCACTGCCATCAGGTGGGCGAGAGCTATCGGGTCAACTATCGCTTTGAGGGAAATCCGATTCCCGACAAAATCTTGTTTCCCTATCCCCATCCTAAAGTGTTGGGCTTGATCATGGATCCCAAGACCGCAGCGACCGTCGAAGAAGCGACGCCCGGTTCGGCGGCGGCCGAAGCCGGAATGAAGGCGGGAGACGAAATCTTGGCGCTCAACGGACAACCGATCCTTTCGATGGCCGACATTCAGTGGACGTTGCATCATCTGCAGGATGAGAAGCAGTTCGACGTAACGCTGCTGCGTGATGGAAAGCTGCAGAAGCTCAACTTCCCGCTACCGAAAGGTTGGAAACGCCAGGGGGACATCTCGTGGCGGGTCACCAGTTGGGATCTGTCGCGACAGGTCTTTGGCGGGATGCGGTTAAGAGATCTCGAGCCCGAGCAGCGCAAAGAACTGGGCCTGTCGGACGATCAGCTTGGCCTGCTGGTTCGCCACGTTGGCAAGTATGGCGATCACGCGGTGGCGTTGAAGGCGGGCATCAAAGTCGGCGACGTCATTACGTCAATAGCCGGCATTGATGAAAATCTCAATGAATCGAACCTGCTGGCCCGGCTCGCCAACGAGACGAAGCGGGGCCAGGATGCCGAGGTGAAGCTGCTGCGGAACGGAAAGGCCAAAAGCGCGGCGATTCGCTTGCAGTAAGAGCGGTTATTTGACGTCATGGTACGCTTTGCTAACGCAACCGCTGTCGGCTTGCGACACGGTTGCGGCAAAGTCGGCCAAATAGCCGCGGCTGTGCTTTGAGTCGGGCGTCTTCCATTCGGCGGCGCGCTTCGCCAGATCATCGGCGCCCACGTGCAGCGTGATGTCTCCAGCCAGCAGATCGAACGAGATTTCGTCTCCATCTTCGACCAGCGCGATCGGGCCGCCAACCGCCGCTTCGGGCGCACAGTGGACGCCGATGGCGCCGTGCGACACGCCGGAGACGCGGGTGTCGGATAAGAACGCCACTTTGCCGTCCAAGTGGGGAACAGCCAGCGCCGCCGTGGCGACCAGCACTTCCGGCATGCCGGAGGCGACCGGTCCCAGATAACGAAGCACGATCACGCTGCCGGGCGTGATCTTATTTTCTTCGACCGCTTCGACGATCGCTTTGGCGTCGTCGAAGCAGATCGCCTTGCCGCGGAACTTGGGGTCGCGCATGCTCGACACTTTAAAGACGACGCCGCCGGGCGCCAGGTTGCCGAAGCAGATCTGCATGTCGGCGTATTCTTTCAACGGCTGCTCGATCGGGGCGATCAAGTCTTGATCGCTGGGCACGTCACAGGCATCGGCGACGCTTTCGGCCAGCGACATGCCGGAGACCGTCAGGCACAATCCATCGACGATGCCGGCCGAGATCAAGTATTTCAACAGCATCGGCGTGCCGCCCAGCTTGTGCAGATCGTACATCGTCCGTTTGCCCCGCGGGGCGAAGCTGCAAAGTACCGGCGTGTTGCGAACGATTCGCTGAATGTCGCGGAGACCAAAGTCGACGCCTGCTTCCTGGGCCAGCGCCGTCAGATGCAAGACGCCATTTGTCGAACCTCCGATTGCCGCGATGGTGGCGGCGGCGTTTTCGAACGCCTTTTTGGTCAGGATATCGCGGGGGCGGATGTTGTCGGCCAGCAGACGTTTAGCCGCGGCGCCGATACCGCGGCATTCGTCGCGTTTGGCGGGATCGTCTGCCGGAATCGAACTGGAGTAGGGAAGTCCCAGTCCGATCGCTTCGATGGCGATGCCCCAGGTGTTGAACGACGCGGCGATGCCGCAGCCGCCCGGTCCGGGGCAGGCCGTTCGCAAGATCTGGTCCGCCTCGGTGGCGGTCATGGCTCCGACGGAAGCCGCCGCTTGCGCATC includes:
- a CDS encoding Trx7/PDZ domain-containing (seleno)protein, which encodes MAIAEDRETKVRNDRRDILADGSWYYNDLPAAMDAAKASGKPVLVIFRCIPCEACAQLDEKIIERDEAVRRVMQQYECARIVRMNGVDLAKFQFDYDQSFAAFLMNADGTIYGRYGTRSHQTEEERDVAIEGFAETLIKGLILHGLYPANKDSLVAKTTGDVPPVKSAEKFPHLRKRDFGEELDYEGNVVKSCIHCHQVGESYRVNYRFEGNPIPDKILFPYPHPKVLGLIMDPKTAATVEEATPGSAAAEAGMKAGDEILALNGQPILSMADIQWTLHHLQDEKQFDVTLLRDGKLQKLNFPLPKGWKRQGDISWRVTSWDLSRQVFGGMRLRDLEPEQRKELGLSDDQLGLLVRHVGKYGDHAVALKAGIKVGDVITSIAGIDENLNESNLLARLANETKRGQDAEVKLLRNGKAKSAAIRLQ
- the ilvD gene encoding dihydroxy-acid dehydratase produces the protein MTSPLNWNSQRLTRGWQKGVTAFYYGLGLTDSDFDKPQIGIGVPLLDGNLCNVHAYQLAQELKAGCQEAGLIGFPFGTPAVSDNITQGHEGGNASLPSRNMIANAAECVVSAHGYDFLIGLHNCDKNGPGFAMALARLNYPGLIVNGGSIKPGCHQGRDTSILDVYDAQAAASVGAMTATEADQILRTACPGPGGCGIAASFNTWGIAIEAIGLGLPYSSSIPADDPAKRDECRGIGAAAKRLLADNIRPRDILTKKAFENAAATIAAIGGSTNGVLHLTALAQEAGVDFGLRDIQRIVRNTPVLCSFAPRGKRTMYDLHKLGGTPMLLKYLISAGIVDGLCLTVSGMSLAESVADACDVPSDQDLIAPIEQPLKEYADMQICFGNLAPGGVVFKVSSMRDPKFRGKAICFDDAKAIVEAVEENKITPGSVIVLRYLGPVASGMPEVLVATAALAVPHLDGKVAFLSDTRVSGVSHGAIGVHCAPEAAVGGPIALVEDGDEISFDLLAGDITLHVGADDLAKRAAEWKTPDSKHSRGYLADFAATVSQADSGCVSKAYHDVK